A part of Saccharomyces cerevisiae S288C chromosome XIV, complete sequence genomic DNA contains:
- the DUG3 gene encoding glutamine amidotransferase subunit DUG3 (Component of glutamine amidotransferase (GATase II); forms a complex with Dug2p to degrade glutathione (GSH) and other peptides containing a gamma-glu-X bond in an alternative pathway to GSH degradation by gamma-glutamyl transpeptidase (Ecm38p)), translating into MCRFLIFKGKQPIRLSHLLTRPAHSIINQSFDSRLRLDRRRPMNGDGFGVAYYPLDTELSEDGPCLFKAITPAWNNQNLSTLAEKTKSDLVFAHVRASTYGVLSETNCHPFTYHSLCFMHNGGISNFKGIKRKLLNHIKDEYLNFIQGSTDSECAFALFLDTLDKLGYDPKKQDGDFGNVALRKAMLRTIDYIRDWTKEANKDEAHVEPSLLNFAVTDGSTVVVSRYITSKTDEAASLHFSCGSSFVETSPGEYRVERLDRNQDVIMVASEPLTFERGDWTAVPTNSILTIKKQTILLHPIIDEYYQEDPLYLRSSTLAESKGLMGSIPLAKAVEKNVPPLEREGRTRPPTAVAHIA; encoded by the coding sequence ATGTGCAGATTCTTGATTTTCAAAGGCAAACAACCGATTCGGCTATCTCATCTTTTAACAAGACCAGCTCATTCTATCATAAACCAATCATTTGATAGCAGATTACGGCTAGACAGAAGAAGGCCAATGAATGGTGATGGTTTTGGTGTCGCTTACTATCCATTGGATACCGAGTTAAGCGAGGACGGTCCATGCCTTTTCAAAGCTATTACTCCTGCATGGAACAACCAAAATTTGAGTACATTAGCAGAAAAAACTAAATCTGATCTGGTCTTTGCGCACGTAAGAGCCTCTACATATGGTGTCCTATCTGAGACCAATTGCCATCCGTTTACATACCACAGCTTATGTTTTATGCATAATGGCGGTATATCTAATTTCAAAGGAATCAAGagaaaattattgaatCATATCAAAGACGAATACCTGAATTTTATTCAAGGGAGCACAGACTCCGAGTGCGCATTTGCATTATTCTTAGACACTTTAGACAAATTGGGTTACGACCCAAAGAAGCAGGACGGCGATTTCGGTAATGTTGCACTAAGAAAGGCAATGTTACGAACGATTGACTACATCAGAGATTGGACTAAAGAAGCGAACAAGGACGAGGCACATGTGGAGCCATCTCTCTTAAATTTTGCTGTAACTGACGGATCCACCGTTGTCGTTTCCAGGTATATAACTTCAAAGACGGACGAGGCAGCATCTTTGCATTTCAGTTGTGGTTCCAGCTTTGTAGAAACTTCACCAGGAGAATACAGGGTAGAAAGGTTGGATAGAAACCAAGATGTAATTATGGTTGCATCGGAACCTTTGACTTTCGAGAGAGGTGATTGGACTGCAGTACCCACCAACAGCATATTGACCATTAAGAAACAGACAATATTACTACACCCTATTATCGATGAGTACTACCAAGAAGATCCGTTATACCTAAGAAGTTCAACCCTCGCAGAAAGCAAGGGGCTCATGGGTTCTATACCACTAGCAAAAGCCGTAGAAAAGAACGTTCCTCCACTAGAAAGAGAGGGCCGTACGAGACCTCCAACCGCTGTCGCACATATAGCATGA
- a CDS encoding uncharacterized protein (Hydrophilin essential in desiccation-rehydration process; cell wall protein; contains a putative GPI-attachment site): protein MKFSSVTAITLATVATVATAKKGEHDFTTTLTLSSDGSLTTTTSTHTTHKYGKFNKTSKSKTPNHTGTHKYGKFNKTSKSKTPNHTGTHKYGKFNKTSKSKTPNHTGTHKYGKFNKTSKSKTPNHTGTHKYGKFNKTSKSKTPNHTGTHKYGKFNKTKHDTTTYGPGEKARKNNAAPGPSNFNSIKLFGVTAGSAAVAGALLLL from the coding sequence ATGAAGTTCTCTTCTGTTACTGCTATTACTCTAGCCACCGTTGCCACCGTTGCCACTGCTAAGAAGGGTGAACATGATTTCACTACCACTTTAACTTTGTCATCGGACGGTAGTTTAACTACTACCACCTCTACTCATACCACTCACAAGTATGGTAAGTTCAACAAGACTTCCAAGTCCAAGACCCCAAACCACACTGGTACTCACAAGTACGGTAAGTTCAACAAGACCTCCAAGTCTAAGACCCCAAACCATACCGGTACTCACAAGTATGGTAAGTTCAACAAGACTTCCAAGTCCAAGACTCCAAACCATACCGGTACTCACAAGTACGGTAAGTTCAACAAGACCTCCAAATCCAAGACTCCAAACCACACTGGTACTCACAAGTACGGTAAGTTCAACAAGACCTCCAAGTCTAAGACCCCAAACCATACCGGTACTCACAAGTATGGTAAGTTCAACAAAACCAAACATGACACTACCACTTATGGTCCTGGTGAAAAGGCCCGTAAGAACAATGCCGCCCCTGGTCCATCTAATTTCAACTCCATAAAATTGTTTGGTGTTACCGCTGGTAGTGCTGCCGTAGCCGGTGCcttattactattataA
- the SRP1 gene encoding karyopherin alpha (Karyopherin alpha homolog; forms a dimer with karyopherin beta Kap95p to mediate import of nuclear proteins, binds the nuclear localization signal of the substrate during import; involved in cotranslational protein degradation; binds ribosome-bound nascent polypeptides; Srp1p and Sts1p couple proteasomes to nascent polypeptides emerging from the ribosome for cotranslational degradation) yields MDNGTDSSTSKFVPEYRRTNFKNKGRFSADELRRRRDTQQVELRKAKRDEALAKRRNFIPPTDGADSDEEDESSVSADQQFYSQLQQELPQMTQQLNSDDMQEQLSATVKFRQILSREHRPPIDVVIQAGVVPRLVEFMRENQPEMLQLEAAWALTNIASGTSAQTKVVVDADAVPLFIQLLYTGSVEVKEQAIWALGNVAGDSTDYRDYVLQCNAMEPILGLFNSNKPSLIRTATWTLSNLCRGKKPQPDWSVVSQALPTLAKLIYSMDTETLVDACWAISYLSDGPQEAIQAVIDVRIPKRLVELLSHESTLVQTPALRAVGNIVTGNDLQTQVVINAGVLPALRLLLSSPKENIKKEACWTISNITAGNTEQIQAVIDANLIPPLVKLLEVAEYKTKKEACWAISNASSGGLQRPDIIRYLVSQGCIKPLCDLLEIADNRIIEVTLDALENILKMGEADKEARGLNINENADFIEKAGGMEKIFNCQQNENDKIYEKAYKIIETYFGEEEDAVDETMAPQNAGNTFGFGSNVNQQFNFN; encoded by the coding sequence ATGGATAATGGTACAGATTCTTCCACGAGCAAGTTCGTTCCCGAATATAGACGAACAAACTTTAAGAATAAAGGCAGATTCTCTGCAGATGAACTTCGTCGTCGTAGAGATACACAACAGGTCGAATtaagaaaagcaaaaagagATGAAGCTTTGGccaaaagaagaaactttattCCCCCAACTGATGGCGCTGAttctgatgaagaagatgagaGCTCCGTTTCTGCGGACCAACAATTTTACAGCCAGTTGCAGCAAGAACTACCACAAATGACTCAGCAACTTAACTCTGATGATATGCAAGAGCAATTGAGTGCTACTGTTAAGTTTAGACAAATTTTGTCTAGAGAACACCGCCCTCCAATTGATGTCGTCATTCAAGCCGGTGTTGTTCCAAGATTAGTAGAATTTATGCGTGAAAACCAACCTGAAATGTTACAATTGGAGGCTGCTTGGGCTTTGACTAACATTGCATCAGGTACATCTGCTCAAACAAAAGTGGTTGTTGATGCTGACGCTGTACCTCTTTTCATTCAACTATTATATACCGGCTCCGTTGAAGTTAAAGAACAAGCCATTTGGGCCTTAGGTAACGTTGCAGGTGATTCAACTGACTACAGAGACTACGTTTTACAATGTAATGCCATGGAGCCAATTTTGGGTCTTTTTAACTCCAATAAACCATCTTTGATCAGGACCGCTACGTGGACTTTATCCAATTTATGCAGGGGTAAAAAACCACAACCAGATTGGTCAGTGGTCTCACAAGCGTTGCCAACCTTAGCGAAATTAATCTATTCGATGGACACTGAAACTTTAGTTGATGCTTGTTGGGCTATCTCTTATCTATCTGACGGACCACAAGAAGCTATTCAAGCAGTGATCGATGTTAGAATTCCTAAAAGACTTGTTGAATTACTGAGCCATGAATCGACTTTAGTCCAGACTCCTGCTTTAAGAGCTGTAGGTAATATAGTCACTGGTAATGACTTACAGACTCAGGTCGTTATAAATGCTGGTGTCTTACCTGCGTTAAGACTTCTGCTAAGCtctccaaaagaaaatatcaagaaagaagCGTGTTGGACCATTTCCAATATTACGGCTGGTAATACTGAACAAATTCAAGCGGTAATTGACGCGAACTTGATTCCTCCATTAGTTAAACTTTTGGAAGTTGCAGAATataaaactaaaaaagaagcttgTTGGGCTATTTCCAATGCCTCTTCAGGTGGTTTACAAAGACCAGATATCATAAGATATTTAGTATCTCAAGGGTGTATAAAACCATTGTGTGATTTGCTAGAAATTGCTGACAACAGAATAATTGAAGTTACCTTAGATGctcttgaaaatattttaaagaTGGGTGAAGCTGACAAAGAAGCTCGTGGTTTGaatatcaatgaaaatgCCGATTTTATCGAAAAGGCTGGTGGTATGGAAAAGATTTTCAACTGtcaacaaaatgaaaatgacaaGATTTATGAAAAAGCATACAAAATCATTGAAACCTACtttggtgaagaagaagacgcCGTAGACGAAACTATGGCTCCACAAAATGCCGGTAATACTTTCGGCTTTGGTTCTAATGTCAACCAACAATTCAATTTTAACTAA
- the KAR1 gene encoding Kar1p (Protein involved in karyogamy and spindle pole body duplication; involved in karyogamy during mating; involved in centrosome separation and duplication during mitosis; localizes to the half-bridge of the spindle pole body; interacts with Spc72p during karyogamy; also interacts with Cdc31p; essential gene), with product MNVTSPKDGNHSFSKKNRFNTNKPRFHKLNEQAQSINLPEDRDSIVSSNTTSIMTDDAFDYNEGIASRTKNINSDSDRSNDTIKQNNYNKRETGYNPFYNGSGINQRYTQFRKREFEPTLAENKAEEYISDEDNVKIDEDNIENELQFTPKIKEASILRSSLLGQRNVLNTRNPKSKESHIKVKPIINNKSSSQRKSSAALRKQLGKPLPLPYLNSPNSDSTPTLQRKEEVFTDEVLQKKRELIESKWHRLLFHDKKMVEKKLESLREYERKRMPPRGTDVSSSEQDNSFKISTPTKSYVSLEQKPLPNLSAMNNFNDVTDNKEKEETNNNILKFQAQRDPLQILQSEIEMHTKKLDTIIELLKDDTDSKEKRKVVTNDNAAPEQMVNKGWRKNVMMIYKKSGNIMKKYREYFLWTICILILLYCNIYVYYRF from the coding sequence ATGAATGTAACTTCTCCAAAAGATGGGAATCACAGTTTctcgaagaaaaatagaTTTAATACAAATAAACCGCGATTCCACAAACTAAATGAGCAGGCGCAGAGTATAAATTTACCAGAAGACCGTGATTCAATTGTTTCAAGTAATACAACGTCAATTATGACAGATGATGCATTTGATTACAATGAGGGCATTGCATCGCGTaccaaaaatattaattCTGATAGTGATAGAAGCAATGATACcataaaacaaaacaacTACAATAAAAGGGAGACCGGATATAACCCTTTCTACAATGGATCAGGGATCAATCAGCGATATACACAGTTTCGAAAAAGAGAGTTTGAACCAACACTTGCAGAAAACAAAGCCGAAGAGTACATATCGGACGAAGATAATgtaaaaattgatgaagataataTAGAGAACGAACTCCAGTTTACGCCGAAAATTAAAGAGGCTAGTATACTCCGATCTAGTTTACTAGGACAAAGAAATGTTTTAAATACTCGGAAtccaaaatcaaaagaatcACACATTAAAGTAAAACCCATCATCAATAACAAGAGCTCCTCACAAAGAAAATCTAGTGCAGCACTTCGGAAACAATTAGGAAAACCCCTACCGCTGCCGTATTTGAATAGCCCTAATAGTGATAGTACACCCACATTAcagagaaaagaagaagtatTCACAGACGAAGtgcttcaaaaaaagagagaattGATTGAGTCTAAATGGCATAGACTTCTCTTTCatgacaaaaaaatggtggaaaaaaagctaGAAAGTTTAAGAGAATAcgaaaggaaaagaatgCCTCCACGAGGAACTGATGTTTCTAGCTCTGAGCAGgacaattctttcaaaatatcgACGCCAACAAAATCGTATGTTTCTTTGGAGCAAAAACCCTTACCAAATCTCTCTGCTATGAATAACTTTAATGATGTTACCGACAATAAggagaaagaagaaacgAACAACAATATATTAAAGTTCCAAGCGCAACGAGATCCATTACAAATACTACAGTCTGAGATCGAAATGCATACTAAGAAACTTGACACGATAATAGAGTTACTAAAAGACGATACCGattcaaaggaaaaaaggaaagtaGTGACTAATGACAACGCAGCGCCTGAACAAATGGTCAACAAAGGATGGCGGAAAAACGTGATGATGATCTACAAAAAATCAGGaaatattatgaaaaaGTATAGGGAATATTTCTTATGGACAATTTGTATTTTAATATTGTTATATTGCaatatatatgtgtattATAGGTTTTAA
- the SWT21 gene encoding Swt21p (Protein involved in mRNA splicing; contains a consensus nuclear export signal (NES) sequence similar to the consensus sequence recognized by Crm1p; interacts genetically with Prp40p and Tgs1p; contains WD40 repeats), giving the protein MEKKVICQDIFWSCDGTSFVSVHNDFGIRQYLVPEESNTDKLNRNLLLPFTRFFRNQSIVSCAIDPFYTLYNENSDRLAGDRIVVGGKNFPLQLYSLMDGQCILSYDTMNKINGEYETVYSVKIDVESRVYTGSCRNKVAIYDKSRRDAVWMNQSTKKASKGRQSIISCFEEQPMGGQALSRGSLLCGSYANEMFQVDCRHQRLERLNYTRTVAGGIVQILTSDNGRYVYVVRRNSDAISIYDRRNLQHELNVLRLPFRIHHNSAKLKAYIDTAYGLSMGTPQGTILNWGRDLVEFGGVPSHNSVEDPLITSIPPESEWRTNLDSTIPATVVKNCPGDPELFALSHGGTISLCRFGG; this is encoded by the coding sequence ATGGAAAAGAAGGTAATATGTCAAGATATCTTTTGGTCATGTGATGGTACATCGTTTGTTTCTGTGCATAATGATTTTGGCATCAGACAATATTTAGTGCCGGAGGAAAGTAATACGGACAAGCTAAACAGAAACCTCCTTCTACCATTTACAAGGTTTTTTAGAAACCAGTCTATTGTTTCATGTGCAATAGACCCGTTTTACACGCTTTATAACGAGAATTCCGACAGGTTAGCTGGTGACAGAATCGTGGTTGGAGGAAAAAACTTCCCTCTACAACTATACTCTTTGATGGACGGGCAGTGTATCCTCAGCTATGACACgatgaacaaaataaatGGAGAATACGAAACTGTATACAGTGTGAAAATCGATGTTGAGTCTCGTGTATACACTGGCTCATGCCGTAACAAAGTGGCGATATACGACAAGAGCAGACGAGATGCCGTGTGGATGAACCAGAGTACCAAAAAAGCAAGCAAGGGAAGACAAAGCATTATATCTTGCTTTGAAGAGCAACCAATGGGAGGGCAAGCTCTCTCAAGAGGATCTCTATTGTGTGGCAGTTATGCGAATGAAATGTTTCAGGTAGACTGCCGTCATCAACGACTAGAGAGACTGAACTACACCCGCACAGTTGCAGGTGGGATTGTACAAATCCTTACAAGCGATAACGGGCGTTACGTGTACGTTGTCAGACGCAACAGTGACGCGATTAGTATTTACGATCGGCGAAACCTGCAGCACGAGCTTAACGTATTGCGCCTACCGTTTCGGATCCACCACAACTCTGCAAAGTTGAAGGCATATATAGATACGGCTTACGGACTAAGTATGGGGACGCCGCAGGGAACAATATTGAACTGGGGTCGAGACCTTGTGGAATTTGGAGGTGTTCCCTCACACAATAGTGTTGAAGACCCACTAATCACGTCTATCCCGCCAGAGTCAGAGTGGCGCACTAACCTTGATTCTACTATTCCTGCCACGGTAGTGAAGAATTGTCCTGGGGATCCCGAACTGTTCGCCCTATCTCATGGGGGCACAATTTCATTATGCAGGTTCGGCGGCTAA
- the UBP10 gene encoding ubiquitin-specific protease UBP10 (Ubiquitin-specific protease, deubiquitinates Ub-protein moieties; interacts with proteins that function in rRNA production and ribosome biogenesis via its intrinsically disordered regions; stabilizes Rpa190p by deubiquitination; controls PCNA deubiquitylation; may regulate silencing by acting on Sir4p; involved in posttranscriptionally regulating Gap1p, possibly other transporters; localized to the nucleolus; null mutant phenotypes are functionally complemented by human USP36) has product MTTQESIKPLVDRILSNPLQFNAAMISNKSNNNDTSAAPENSSYIVIGKQHNNNSNSTAIAATAESKQIKENNLIDRPNGKKTNTVPKSMAEALLLYTSKNDKDAADATGAKKSAELSTELSTEPPSSSSEDDKVGKEEEEEGEIFHEARDYVEPRKASLKERDNADKGDGEDIGEDIGEDIGEDIGEDIGEDIGENLGSPLATIDDSSNENEKEKRKELSTSISSDDEIEDDEDEDDMDYDSSAMEKELPEEEENDSSSKISEGEKKSLYQDLMENSTVEVNRYEPVNNTKENGNRNPKGEEEEEEEEELKHKSRSITPPVTISNLSNFYQFNENINDRGSLNSTRIVKNWGDKFTNLKPRGLLNHGVTCYTNAAVQAMLHIPSIQHYLFDILMGKYDSTISKNSVSYTLAETSKKMWLPVSKNPRKNVSASYINPKHLISRLDDINCMMSEWQQEDSHEYFMSLMSRLQEDSVPKGHKLIESIIYDIFGGLLKQIVTCKSCGSISKTEQPFYDLSLHLKGKKKLDPNSDLSSDSINGTSATTSTTTSNAATKPSLSSSSSVNLNNGSPFAAASDLSSANRRFSIEKSIKDFFNPELIKVDKEQKGYVCEKCHKTTNAVKHSSILRAPETLLVHLKKFRFNGTSSSKMKQAVSYPMFLDLTEYCESKELPVKYQLLSVVVHEGRSLSSGHYIAHCKQPDGSWATYDDEYINIISERDVLKEPNAYYLLYTRLTPKSVPLPLAKSAMATGNVTSKSKQEQAVNEPNNRPLKINSKKNNRKKWKKNKKRKFTK; this is encoded by the coding sequence ATGACCACTCAAGAATCGATCAAACCTTTGGTAGATAGAATCCTATCAAATCCCCTGCAGTTCAATGCTGCAATGATCTCTAACAAATcgaataataatgatactTCCGCCGCGCCGGAAAATAGCTCGTATATTGTGATAGGAAAACAGcataataacaatagtaATAGCACAGCTATTGCTGCAACGGCCGAATCCAAgcaaataaaagaaaataactTGATAGACAGGCCAAACGGAAAGAAAACCAACACTGTTCCTAAATCTATGGCTGAAGCTTTATTGTTGTATACTTCtaaaaatgataaagatgCTGCAGATGCTACTGGTGCCAAGAAGTCAGCGGAGCTTTCTACGGAGCTTTCTACGGAGCCtccttcctcttcttcgGAAGATGACAAAGTAggaaaagaggaagaggaagagggTGAAATATTTCATGAGGCAAGAGACTATGTAGAACCCCGAAAAGCTAGTTTGAAGGAACGCGACAACGCAGATAAGGGCGATGGTGAAGACATCGGCGAAGACATCGGTGAAGACATCGGTGAAGACATCGGTGAAGACATTGGTGAAGACATTGGTGAAAACTTGGGTTCTCCATTAGCAACCATTGATGATTCATCTAATGagaatgaaaaggaaaaaagaaaggaacTGTCTACAAGCATTAGCAGTGATGACGAAATAGAAGACGACGAGGATGAGGATGACATGGATTATGATTCTAGTGCTATGGAAAAAGAGCTCCctgaagaagaggagaaCGATTCCAGCtccaaaatttctgaaggcgaaaaaaagagtttATATCAAGATTTAATGGAAAATAGTACAGTGGAAGTAAATCGGTACGAACCAGTAAACAAcaccaaagaaaatggaaacaGGAATCCAAAGGGAgaggaggaggaagaagaggaagaagagcTGAAACATAAATCTAGGTCAATCACCCCTCCGGTTACAATATCAAATCTATCAAACTTTTACCAattcaatgaaaatatcaatgatCGTGGTTCTTTAAACTCTACTAGAATTGTTAAAAATTGGGGCGACAAATTCACCAATTTGAAGCCTCGTGGCCTTTTGAATCATGGTGTTACTTGTTACACAAATGCTGCTGTACAGGCTATGTTACACATTCCTTCGATACAACATTATCTTTTTGATATACTAATGGGGAAATACGATAGCACCATCTCAAAAAATTCCGTTTCCTATACTTTAGCTGAAacaagtaaaaaaatgtgGTTACCGGTCTCAAAAAACCCTAGAAAGAacgtttcagcttcctaCATTAATCCAAAACATTTGATTTCCAGATTGGATGACATTAATTGTATGATGAGCGAATGGCAGCAGGAAGATTCACATGAGTACTTCATGTCTCTGATGTCAAGATTACAGGAAGATTCTGTTCCCAAGGGTCATAAACTTATAGAATCGATAATATATGACATATTCGGTGGTCTTTTAAAGCAGATCGTTACTTGCAAATCTTGTGGCAGTATATCTAAAACAGAACAACCATTTTACGATTTATCGTTGCACTTGAaagggaagaaaaaacttgaTCCAAATTCTGACCTGTCGAGTGATAGCATTAACGGCACTTCAGCCACCACTTCTACCACTACCTCCAATGCTGCCACAAAACCATCTCtttcatcctcttcatctgTCAATTTAAACAATGGCTCACCATTTGCCGCTGCCAGTGATTTAAGTTCAGCCAACCGCAGAttttctattgaaaaatcaattaaagatttcttcaatcCCGAATTAATCAAGGTTGACAAGGAGCAAAAGGGTTACGTTTGTGAGAAGTGTCACAAGACCACGAACGCCGTGAAGCATAGTTCAATATTAAGGGCTCCTGAAACTTTACTTGTGcatctgaaaaaattcagatTCAATGGCACGTCCTCATCAAAAATGAAGCAAGCTGTTTCTTATCCTATgtttttagatttgacGGAATATTGTGAGAGTAAAGAGCTACCTGTCAAATACCAACTATTAAGCGTGGTGGTTCATGAGGGCCGCTCCCTTTCTTCAGGTCACTACATTGCCCACTGCAAGCAACCAGACGGTAGCTGGGCCACTTACGACGACGAGTATATTAATATAATATCTGAAAGGGACGTTTTAAAGGAACCCAACGCATATTATCTCCTATACACGAGGCTAACTCCAAAATCGGTTCCATTGCCATTGGCGAAATCTGCCATGGCCACTGGTAATGTTACCTCTAAATCCAAACAGGAACAGGCTGTTAACGAACCAAATAACCGCCCATTGAAGATTAatagcaagaaaaataacagaaaaaaatggaaaaaaaataaaaaaaggaagttcaccaaatga